The proteins below are encoded in one region of Sulfolobus sp. A20:
- a CDS encoding 3-hydroxyacyl-CoA dehydrogenase/enoyl-CoA hydratase family protein yields MKVEDIKKILIIGAGTMGHGIAEVAAIAGYQVYLSDVSQDILNNAIERIKWSLSKLQERGQLKESVDTILSRIKTVVGLDNTVSDADFSIEASPERLDIKRQVFSKLDELLPKHAILATNTSSLPITKIAEATKRPEKVVGMHFFNPPVLMQLVEVMKGDRTSDETAKITYDLAKRFGKQPIMINKDIPGYVVNRILGGINLASCIVVEKKIADFREVDAVARYKLGFPMGVFELLDYTGIDVAYYVSKSREELGIRDDVPICSLIEEKFKKNELGVKTGKGFYTYPAPGKYIKPEIPKELADKLNPALLLAGAINEASRLLRESVASRDDIDLGVRLGLGFPKGIFQYADELGIDNVIKALDELKTLSGYQVYSPDPLLTQMASQGKLGIKSGIGFYQYGKVEEKRLNTIIVRIEPPLAWIVLNRPDRLNALNAELISELDKVLDELETNNEVRVVVITGNGRAFSAGADITSFVTLRPIDVIRLRTLRNVLNKIALYTKPIIAALNGFALGGGLELAMACDIRIASEVAQLGQPEINIGIIPGAGGTQRLPRLIGKGRAKLMIYTGDMVSAEDAYKMGLVDVIVPANRFEDEVRRVALKIAEKSPLSLLAAKLAIELGYESNIWTGQTLESTLFGLLFTTKDVEEGVRAFLEKRKPQFKGE; encoded by the coding sequence ATGAAGGTAGAAGACATTAAGAAAATCCTGATTATAGGAGCCGGAACGATGGGTCATGGAATAGCTGAAGTCGCAGCGATAGCAGGTTATCAAGTATACTTAAGTGACGTTTCCCAAGATATATTGAATAATGCCATTGAGAGGATTAAGTGGAGTTTGAGTAAACTTCAAGAAAGGGGACAATTAAAGGAAAGTGTCGACACAATTCTATCCAGAATAAAAACAGTAGTGGGTTTAGATAATACTGTAAGTGACGCCGACTTCTCTATAGAGGCTTCACCTGAAAGGTTAGACATTAAAAGGCAAGTGTTCTCCAAACTTGATGAGTTATTACCGAAACACGCTATATTGGCGACGAATACTAGTAGTCTACCTATTACTAAAATAGCTGAAGCGACGAAGAGACCGGAAAAAGTAGTTGGGATGCACTTCTTTAACCCACCTGTGTTAATGCAATTAGTAGAGGTTATGAAAGGAGATAGAACCAGTGATGAAACGGCTAAGATAACGTATGATTTAGCTAAAAGGTTTGGAAAACAACCAATTATGATTAACAAGGATATTCCAGGTTATGTAGTTAATAGAATTTTAGGTGGGATTAATCTAGCATCATGTATCGTTGTGGAGAAGAAAATTGCTGACTTTAGAGAAGTTGATGCGGTAGCTAGGTATAAACTTGGATTTCCTATGGGCGTTTTTGAACTCCTCGATTACACTGGAATTGATGTAGCTTATTACGTTTCGAAATCTAGAGAGGAATTGGGAATTAGGGACGACGTGCCTATCTGTAGCTTAATAGAGGAAAAGTTTAAGAAAAATGAGTTAGGCGTAAAGACTGGCAAAGGATTTTATACTTATCCAGCTCCAGGTAAATACATTAAACCAGAAATACCAAAGGAGTTGGCTGATAAGCTAAATCCTGCGTTACTTCTAGCTGGCGCCATAAACGAAGCGTCAAGATTATTGAGAGAGAGTGTAGCTAGTAGAGATGATATAGATCTAGGAGTTAGATTAGGCTTAGGATTTCCTAAGGGCATTTTCCAATACGCTGATGAATTAGGAATTGATAATGTAATTAAAGCTCTAGACGAACTAAAAACTTTGTCAGGATACCAAGTTTACTCACCAGACCCACTTTTGACTCAAATGGCTAGTCAAGGTAAATTAGGTATAAAAAGCGGAATAGGCTTTTACCAATATGGTAAGGTTGAGGAAAAAAGGCTTAATACGATTATTGTTAGAATTGAGCCTCCGTTAGCATGGATCGTTTTGAATAGACCAGATAGGTTAAATGCCTTAAATGCAGAGTTGATAAGCGAACTAGATAAGGTACTGGATGAGTTAGAAACTAACAATGAAGTAAGAGTCGTAGTAATAACTGGTAACGGTAGGGCATTCTCTGCTGGAGCTGATATAACTTCGTTTGTAACATTAAGACCTATTGATGTAATAAGATTGAGAACCTTGAGAAATGTGTTAAATAAAATCGCGTTATATACTAAACCAATCATAGCTGCTCTAAATGGGTTCGCATTAGGTGGAGGACTAGAATTAGCCATGGCTTGTGATATAAGGATTGCCTCTGAAGTAGCTCAACTAGGCCAACCAGAGATTAACATAGGGATAATTCCAGGAGCAGGAGGTACTCAAAGACTTCCAAGGCTTATAGGAAAGGGTAGGGCAAAATTAATGATATATACTGGTGATATGGTTAGTGCAGAAGACGCATATAAAATGGGCCTGGTTGATGTGATAGTTCCTGCAAATAGATTTGAGGACGAAGTTAGAAGAGTAGCATTAAAGATAGCCGAGAAGTCCCCACTCTCATTATTAGCTGCTAAATTGGCAATAGAATTAGGCTATGAGTCAAATATATGGACAGGGCAGACATTGGAGTCTACATTGTTTGGCTTACTATTTACTACCAAAGACGTAGAAGAGGGTGTAAGGGCTTTCTTGGAGAAAAGGAAGCCTCAATTTAAGGGAGAATAA
- a CDS encoding acyl-CoA dehydrogenase family protein — protein sequence MRDEEELEKFRNNVREWIEKNVPEEIKNKGDSASVTALREWQRKVYEAGYLGVSWPKEYGGWGEDPLKEIIVREEFAKAGLPYANLGLGVSVVGPTILLNGTEEQKKKYIKKILTAENIWCQGFSEPHAGSDLAGIKTKIEDKGDHFLVNGQKIWSSYAHIADYCLLLGRTGDPSERHKGMTMVIVDMKSEGIKVSPIRQITGRSEFNTVYFNNVKVPKENLVGKIGEGWKVAMSTLNYERFNIGTILFAVERILRDVSKKYSNEQLFNLAEDVVALRSFYRRLLERIKKGYVVGPEAAVIKLVASESIQKAYEIAVSNMGVDALIMERQAGFNPEFTYGLLASRSITIAGGTSEILRNLLGEVILGMPKG from the coding sequence ATGAGAGATGAGGAGGAATTAGAAAAATTTAGGAATAATGTTAGGGAATGGATCGAGAAAAACGTTCCGGAGGAGATTAAAAATAAGGGGGATTCAGCATCTGTAACTGCCTTAAGAGAATGGCAAAGAAAAGTTTATGAAGCAGGTTATTTAGGCGTTTCTTGGCCTAAAGAATATGGTGGTTGGGGAGAAGACCCGTTAAAGGAAATCATTGTAAGAGAAGAATTCGCTAAGGCTGGATTACCATATGCTAATTTAGGTTTAGGTGTATCAGTAGTTGGACCTACTATTTTACTTAATGGTACTGAAGAACAGAAGAAGAAATACATAAAGAAAATTTTAACTGCTGAAAACATATGGTGCCAAGGGTTTTCTGAACCTCATGCAGGTTCGGATTTAGCTGGGATAAAGACTAAGATTGAGGATAAGGGGGATCATTTCTTAGTGAATGGTCAGAAAATATGGAGTAGTTATGCACACATAGCAGACTATTGCCTACTTTTAGGTCGAACTGGAGATCCTTCAGAGAGGCATAAGGGAATGACCATGGTAATTGTTGACATGAAAAGTGAAGGAATTAAGGTTAGTCCAATTAGGCAAATAACCGGAAGATCCGAATTTAATACAGTATACTTTAATAACGTTAAAGTTCCAAAGGAGAACTTAGTGGGAAAAATAGGTGAAGGCTGGAAGGTAGCGATGTCGACTCTAAACTATGAACGATTTAATATTGGTACAATATTATTTGCTGTAGAGAGAATTTTAAGAGATGTATCAAAGAAATATTCCAATGAACAGCTGTTTAATCTGGCTGAGGATGTAGTAGCATTAAGATCTTTTTACAGGAGGTTATTAGAAAGAATAAAGAAGGGATATGTAGTTGGACCAGAGGCTGCTGTAATTAAGCTTGTAGCTTCCGAGAGCATACAGAAGGCTTATGAGATTGCAGTGAGCAATATGGGAGTTGATGCTCTGATTATGGAGAGACAAGCTGGTTTCAATCCAGAATTTACTTATGGTCTGTTAGCTTCTAGATCAATAACAATAGCTGGAGGTACTTCCGAAATACTACGTAACTTATTGGGAGAAGTTATATTAGGAATGCCTAAAGGATAA
- a CDS encoding long-chain-fatty-acid--CoA ligase yields MEIIKGFPSTMMDDYQMNVTQIISHTAKWYGEQEIVSREMDGKVFRYTYSQAYDRIKRFANALKSLGIRVGDRIGVLEWNTHRFYELYFSIPAVGAVMVELNPRLHPLQLAKIINHSGVSLIILNENFLPIIESIANNIKVKEFIIISKGIETKLQRVHNYEELINENNSNYEIPMFDEKTACYSAYTTGTTGDPKGVFYSHRSIVLNTLVISRNLTIDDTFMQLVPMFHVNGWLGFMGATLVGSKLVFPGRYTLENVGHLVDLMINEKVTVTAGVPEIFNSILNYLMKMEKKPVFTNTRILIGGSEPPLSLVIGLMSFGIQVGQGYGTTETTPSVTGSVVKPKVREKYSNEQLTDLLRKQGIPSFGVDVKVVDPVTGNEVPHDGKTVGEILVRGFWVTASYYNDPRTIESFIGDGVDRWWKTGDLAVVDEMGYIKIVDRIKDVIKSGGEWISTVDLENYLMTHPAVSEATVIGVPHPKWGERPLAFVILKPEFEGKVSKEDLVKYLGQRFAKWQLPDDIVFVKEIPKTSVGKFDKKVLKEKYKDYFTK; encoded by the coding sequence ATGGAAATTATAAAGGGTTTTCCATCTACTATGATGGACGACTATCAAATGAATGTCACACAGATAATTTCTCACACAGCTAAGTGGTATGGAGAGCAAGAGATCGTCTCAAGAGAGATGGATGGAAAGGTTTTTAGATATACTTACTCTCAAGCTTATGATAGAATTAAGAGGTTTGCTAACGCCTTAAAGTCTTTAGGAATTAGAGTGGGTGATAGAATAGGTGTTCTTGAATGGAACACACATAGATTCTATGAACTATATTTCTCTATCCCAGCAGTAGGAGCTGTGATGGTAGAATTAAATCCAAGACTTCATCCATTACAGTTAGCTAAAATCATCAACCACTCTGGTGTGAGTTTGATAATACTAAATGAAAATTTCTTACCTATCATAGAAAGTATAGCCAACAACATAAAAGTGAAAGAATTCATAATTATTTCTAAAGGGATAGAAACTAAACTTCAACGAGTGCATAACTATGAAGAACTAATCAATGAAAATAATAGTAATTATGAAATACCTATGTTTGATGAAAAGACTGCTTGTTACTCTGCTTATACTACTGGAACTACTGGTGACCCTAAAGGAGTATTCTATTCTCATAGATCTATAGTTCTTAATACTCTGGTAATATCGAGGAATTTAACAATTGATGATACATTTATGCAACTAGTCCCCATGTTTCACGTAAATGGTTGGTTAGGCTTCATGGGGGCTACTCTTGTAGGCTCTAAGTTAGTTTTTCCCGGTAGGTACACTTTAGAAAATGTAGGACACTTAGTAGATCTCATGATAAACGAGAAGGTCACAGTTACTGCTGGAGTTCCTGAAATATTTAACTCTATTCTAAATTATTTAATGAAAATGGAGAAGAAACCAGTTTTCACTAACACGAGGATTTTAATAGGTGGTAGTGAACCTCCTTTAAGCCTAGTTATAGGCTTAATGAGTTTTGGAATACAAGTAGGCCAAGGATACGGTACTACAGAAACAACTCCTTCTGTAACTGGTAGTGTTGTTAAACCTAAAGTGAGAGAAAAGTATTCTAATGAACAATTAACTGATCTACTGAGAAAACAAGGAATACCTAGCTTTGGCGTAGATGTGAAAGTAGTTGATCCCGTTACGGGAAACGAGGTACCTCACGACGGGAAGACCGTTGGAGAGATCTTGGTAAGGGGATTTTGGGTGACAGCATCTTATTATAACGATCCTAGAACTATAGAGTCTTTTATTGGTGATGGGGTTGATAGGTGGTGGAAAACGGGCGATCTAGCCGTCGTAGACGAAATGGGATACATAAAAATAGTGGATAGAATTAAGGATGTAATAAAAAGTGGTGGAGAATGGATAAGCACTGTAGACCTAGAAAATTATTTGATGACTCATCCAGCAGTATCTGAAGCTACTGTGATTGGAGTCCCTCATCCAAAGTGGGGCGAAAGACCCTTGGCTTTTGTAATATTAAAACCAGAGTTTGAAGGTAAAGTATCCAAGGAGGATTTAGTAAAATATTTAGGTCAGAGGTTTGCTAAATGGCAATTGCCAGACGATATAGTTTTCGTTAAGGAAATTCCTAAAACTAGCGTTGGAAAGTTTGATAAAAAGGTTTTAAAGGAAAAGTACAAAGATTACTTTACAAAATAG
- a CDS encoding Zn-ribbon domain-containing OB-fold protein, with protein MKDEEVRKKYFEYFEKEILPFIECRKCGHKFYYPRVICPKCGNKYLEIKESRGMGKIFAMTKIYDKKVIYGIIELDEGFKIYSNIIGDENEVDIGRRVKVTFVNVNGKKYPFFRLV; from the coding sequence ATGAAAGATGAAGAGGTAAGAAAGAAGTACTTTGAGTATTTTGAAAAAGAAATCTTGCCATTTATTGAGTGTAGAAAATGTGGTCATAAATTCTACTATCCCAGAGTTATATGCCCTAAGTGTGGTAATAAATATCTTGAAATCAAGGAGAGCAGAGGAATGGGTAAGATATTTGCTATGACAAAAATATACGATAAAAAGGTGATTTACGGGATAATTGAGCTGGATGAGGGATTCAAGATTTACTCCAATATAATTGGTGACGAGAATGAAGTAGATATAGGTAGGAGGGTTAAAGTAACCTTCGTTAACGTAAACGGTAAGAAGTACCCGTTTTTCAGATTGGTCTGA
- a CDS encoding thiolase family protein, translating into MIVGFSGKIFKRYEGDGMDLLRETVDEALEMAGMEYKDIDGVIANAGRGGFYGDKTFFNPADQISEYFGIRPKYIDHVQYGGPSALTMIYRAYKAIRAGEADTILCIQGGKISQFRDGTVRPPKTDIIDTPFEDFIKIYDQMLPISDYAMVAYRHYKLFGTTDEQRALISVMQRYNAMYNEKAIFRSPLSVKDVLSSRIVSYPLHLLEIVYPVDGFHAFIVSKKTSKSNLRNIDILAYGEAHWTEPPAEWEDIVYTPAVESSKRASFNLDKVDTFQLYDSFTITVMLQMEDIGLVEKGKVGSFVESNDLTFKGNIPTNTGGGSLNTGQPAYMSGGVILEEALLQLNGMAKGHQVKDVNVAYINGIGWWSRRHSVTLVLGEKK; encoded by the coding sequence ATGATTGTAGGATTTTCTGGCAAGATTTTCAAGAGATATGAGGGAGATGGGATGGATCTCTTAAGAGAGACGGTAGACGAGGCCTTAGAGATGGCTGGAATGGAATATAAAGACATTGATGGTGTTATAGCTAACGCGGGAAGAGGAGGATTCTATGGAGATAAGACCTTTTTCAATCCCGCTGATCAGATAAGTGAATACTTCGGAATTAGACCAAAATATATAGATCACGTTCAATATGGTGGTCCTTCAGCATTAACGATGATATATAGGGCTTACAAAGCAATAAGAGCAGGAGAGGCTGATACAATACTATGTATTCAAGGGGGGAAAATATCACAATTTAGAGATGGCACAGTGAGACCGCCAAAGACTGATATAATAGATACTCCGTTTGAAGATTTTATCAAAATTTATGACCAAATGCTTCCTATATCAGACTATGCAATGGTAGCGTATAGACATTATAAACTATTTGGTACTACAGATGAACAAAGAGCCCTAATCTCTGTAATGCAAAGGTATAATGCAATGTATAACGAAAAGGCTATATTTAGGAGTCCTCTAAGTGTAAAAGACGTCTTAAGCTCAAGGATAGTATCTTATCCACTTCACTTATTGGAAATTGTATATCCAGTTGATGGTTTTCATGCATTTATTGTAAGTAAAAAGACCAGCAAGTCGAACTTGAGAAATATTGACATATTAGCCTATGGAGAGGCACATTGGACGGAACCTCCGGCTGAATGGGAAGATATTGTATATACTCCCGCTGTAGAAAGTTCTAAGCGAGCTTCGTTCAATTTAGATAAAGTGGATACGTTTCAATTATATGATTCTTTTACAATTACAGTTATGTTACAAATGGAAGATATTGGACTAGTAGAAAAAGGCAAAGTTGGCAGTTTTGTGGAGTCAAATGACCTGACATTCAAGGGGAATATCCCCACTAACACAGGTGGGGGTAGCTTAAATACTGGACAACCTGCATATATGAGTGGTGGAGTCATACTTGAAGAAGCTTTGCTACAATTGAATGGAATGGCTAAAGGGCATCAAGTCAAAGACGTAAACGTTGCATATATTAACGGGATAGGATGGTGGAGTAGAAGACATTCAGTTACTTTAGTCTTAGGTGAGAAAAAATGA
- a CDS encoding Fis family transcriptional regulator — MMELVYPSKEWAEEWCKRLNESKEYNDAGKGWVAPLLFVVTDVPGQVIQSLGLNNVNALAMKLYLNNGQCQGVDFFTDVSKADAPYILEGSYETWKNIISGKLEVVSALLSGNIRLKKGSLFDLARYTSASVIMARISNQINTKFLA, encoded by the coding sequence ATTATGGAATTGGTATATCCAAGTAAGGAATGGGCTGAAGAATGGTGTAAAAGATTAAACGAAAGTAAAGAATATAATGATGCAGGTAAGGGATGGGTTGCTCCACTCTTATTCGTGGTAACTGACGTCCCTGGTCAAGTGATACAAAGTCTAGGTTTAAATAACGTTAACGCATTAGCTATGAAACTTTATTTAAATAATGGTCAATGTCAAGGTGTTGATTTCTTCACCGATGTATCTAAGGCTGATGCTCCATACATTCTTGAGGGGAGTTATGAAACGTGGAAGAACATTATTTCAGGGAAACTGGAGGTAGTCTCTGCCCTTCTATCCGGTAATATTAGGCTGAAAAAAGGGAGTTTATTCGACTTAGCCAGATATACTAGTGCGTCAGTTATAATGGCTAGGATATCGAACCAAATAAATACTAAATTCTTAGCTTGA
- a CDS encoding TetR/AcrR family transcriptional regulator, protein MYRSPKTEKGKETLNKIINASVDLISERGFLNTSISDITSKAGVAYGLFYFYFKSKHDILDELIRKFNRDMRYYLKVNTMGLQNRIEIEKVGMRKFLEWMDENKKYYKIFVEAQVHRPEMYIWHFYKLSERYRIGLQEAMNRGEIVRVDPELLSYVLIGIGEMLGRRYILWTNEGLTNKQLNDLDLLLSNMLKPKSS, encoded by the coding sequence ATGTATAGGTCTCCTAAAACTGAGAAAGGAAAGGAAACTTTAAATAAGATAATTAATGCATCTGTAGATCTTATTTCAGAAAGGGGTTTTCTTAATACGAGTATTAGTGACATAACTAGTAAAGCTGGAGTAGCTTATGGTCTGTTTTATTTTTACTTCAAGAGTAAGCATGATATACTAGATGAATTAATTAGAAAATTCAATAGAGATATGAGATATTATTTAAAAGTTAACACTATGGGATTACAAAATAGAATAGAGATAGAAAAGGTAGGTATGAGAAAGTTTCTTGAATGGATGGATGAAAATAAAAAATATTATAAGATATTTGTGGAAGCTCAAGTACATAGACCAGAAATGTATATATGGCATTTCTATAAACTCTCGGAAAGATATAGAATAGGCTTACAAGAAGCTATGAATAGAGGAGAAATAGTACGTGTAGATCCAGAATTATTATCATACGTTTTAATAGGAATAGGCGAAATGTTAGGTAGAAGATATATTCTATGGACCAATGAAGGGTTAACAAATAAACAATTAAATGACTTAGATTTACTTTTATCCAATATGTTGAAACCGAAATCAAGCTAA
- a CDS encoding MFS transporter, whose translation MSNKNVLDEYLARIDRLPTWGLSYALLWAIGFSYFITLYDAVGNIGAALPYIPFINASQAAFVASLGLFGYIPGSLGLGYLADRIGRRPVLILTVLLTAIGSLGMALAVNYPMLAIFRFIEGAGIGGDLNLAMVYVSEFAPASKRGKYANWIYLSGWIAVGVGATIAALLVTSFPSIGWRLAFGIAAIMAFAALVLRTKAPETVRFLVKKGRIKDAESIIRIMEETAMKRARLQSLPEPKIIQYSPTPSNPFSVLANRVFLKRLAGLIAFWFFIYFIQYTYSTLWDYFGKFVGISGPLFNEFVLLTGLSALGDTAMAFILLTFIEKVDRRMLTQIGSLGWLVGTIVAAFFVAHLNLIGMAISLGLILNAIGGGMSYLAGYLMSSESFPTVARSTGFAITDGLGHLGGAIGPLFLFPLVTLYGPISAWAILSFPVVIAAIALWFTVPRTVGVRLEEINENLITPTTQSGIIKSDKQ comes from the coding sequence ATGAGTAATAAAAATGTGTTAGACGAATATTTAGCAAGAATAGATAGGTTACCTACTTGGGGACTATCATATGCCTTGTTATGGGCAATAGGTTTCAGCTATTTTATAACGTTATATGACGCAGTAGGAAATATTGGTGCCGCATTACCTTATATACCTTTCATTAATGCTTCCCAAGCAGCTTTTGTAGCATCATTAGGACTGTTTGGTTACATCCCTGGCTCTTTAGGACTTGGATACTTAGCCGATAGGATAGGAAGGAGACCCGTTCTAATATTGACCGTTTTGCTTACAGCCATAGGAAGCTTAGGGATGGCTTTAGCCGTAAATTACCCAATGTTGGCGATTTTTAGGTTTATTGAAGGAGCCGGGATTGGTGGAGATTTAAACTTAGCAATGGTTTATGTATCGGAATTCGCGCCAGCTTCCAAGAGGGGAAAGTACGCTAACTGGATATACTTATCGGGTTGGATAGCAGTGGGCGTAGGTGCTACCATTGCTGCACTCTTAGTTACTTCATTTCCCTCAATAGGTTGGAGACTAGCCTTTGGAATTGCAGCTATTATGGCATTTGCTGCATTAGTATTAAGAACTAAAGCCCCAGAGACAGTTAGATTTCTGGTTAAGAAGGGAAGGATAAAGGACGCTGAAAGTATCATTAGAATTATGGAAGAGACAGCGATGAAGAGAGCTAGGTTGCAATCTCTGCCTGAACCTAAGATTATACAATACTCACCAACACCTTCCAATCCTTTCTCGGTTTTAGCTAATAGGGTTTTCCTAAAGCGTCTAGCAGGACTAATAGCTTTTTGGTTCTTCATATATTTTATTCAATATACGTACTCGACACTTTGGGATTACTTCGGTAAATTTGTGGGAATATCTGGACCATTATTTAATGAATTCGTACTACTAACTGGACTATCAGCACTAGGGGACACAGCTATGGCATTCATATTGTTAACCTTTATAGAAAAGGTAGATAGAAGGATGTTAACACAAATAGGATCCTTAGGATGGCTGGTTGGAACTATTGTGGCAGCATTTTTCGTAGCCCATCTAAACCTTATAGGAATGGCTATATCATTAGGTTTAATACTAAATGCGATAGGAGGAGGAATGTCGTATTTAGCAGGTTATCTAATGTCTAGTGAATCCTTCCCTACAGTTGCTAGGTCTACTGGTTTTGCGATAACAGATGGATTAGGGCATTTAGGAGGGGCGATAGGTCCATTATTTCTATTCCCATTGGTAACGTTATACGGACCTATTAGCGCGTGGGCAATTCTTTCCTTCCCTGTAGTTATTGCTGCTATTGCATTATGGTTTACCGTACCTAGGACTGTTGGGGTTAGGTTAGAGGAGATTAACGAAAATCTAATTACACCTACAACACAAAGTGGAATAATAAAAAGTGATAAGCAATAA
- a CDS encoding 4-hydroxyphenylacetate 3-hydroxylase family protein has product MRTKEDFLKSLRDGRKVYYRGKLVDDITQHPILKIAALHASKLYEYPDRLYEDKGEKISKYFKTPSSSQDLLDRHALIYDTTLYCNGIFNISQAIGSDALFALMITTKQVDRKYGTEYYKRVEKYFEKVKREDLTLATAQTDVKGDRSKRPSEQVDPDMYVRVSEVRSDGIVVRGAKAHTTQSAVSDEIIVITTRAMRESDKDYAVAFAVPANAPGLKMYTRPIDEIEGNSSAILSKKDYELETITVFDNVFVPWDRVFLFREHDYAGTLAMLFATFHRFTALSYRSALINLFLGSSRLMAKVNGIENEKHVRDDIVDIILYKEILRSSAIASAVKPVMLEGIALPNPIFTNIGKLYSNMHFHDVVKDLIDVSGGIIATLPSQEDFDSEEGKNIVKYLRGAVDGEERVKVLKLVKELASSPVTGYLLTAMVHAEGSIEASKIELFRSYNYDEAEKLVRKILD; this is encoded by the coding sequence ATGAGGACAAAGGAGGACTTTCTGAAGTCTCTAAGAGATGGAAGAAAGGTTTATTATAGAGGTAAGTTAGTCGATGATATAACGCAACATCCAATTTTGAAGATAGCTGCTCTTCATGCTTCTAAATTATACGAATATCCAGATAGACTTTATGAAGATAAGGGGGAGAAAATAAGTAAATACTTTAAAACTCCGAGTAGTTCTCAAGATTTATTAGATAGGCACGCTCTTATATACGACACTACGTTATACTGTAATGGAATTTTTAATATATCTCAAGCAATAGGTAGCGACGCTTTATTTGCCTTAATGATAACCACCAAACAAGTTGATAGAAAATATGGGACAGAATACTATAAGAGGGTAGAAAAGTATTTCGAAAAAGTAAAGAGGGAGGATTTGACACTTGCTACTGCTCAAACTGATGTAAAAGGTGATAGAAGTAAAAGGCCATCAGAGCAAGTAGATCCTGATATGTATGTTAGGGTTTCAGAGGTAAGAAGTGATGGAATAGTTGTTAGAGGTGCTAAGGCTCATACTACACAGTCAGCAGTATCTGATGAGATAATTGTTATAACTACCAGAGCTATGAGGGAAAGTGATAAAGATTATGCTGTAGCCTTTGCAGTACCTGCCAACGCTCCAGGATTAAAAATGTATACTAGACCTATTGATGAGATAGAAGGAAACTCCTCAGCAATATTAAGTAAAAAGGACTATGAACTCGAGACGATAACTGTGTTTGATAACGTGTTCGTGCCATGGGACAGAGTGTTCTTATTTAGAGAGCATGATTATGCGGGGACCTTAGCGATGCTATTTGCCACATTTCATAGATTTACCGCTTTATCCTATAGATCTGCTCTGATCAATCTGTTCTTAGGTTCATCTAGGCTAATGGCTAAGGTTAATGGAATAGAAAATGAAAAACATGTTAGGGATGACATTGTTGATATAATCCTGTACAAGGAAATTTTAAGAAGTAGCGCTATTGCTTCCGCAGTGAAGCCCGTTATGCTTGAGGGTATTGCGTTGCCTAATCCAATATTTACTAATATAGGTAAATTATACTCAAATATGCATTTTCATGATGTTGTTAAAGATTTAATAGATGTATCAGGTGGAATTATAGCTACCTTACCTTCTCAAGAAGATTTTGACAGCGAGGAGGGTAAGAATATTGTTAAGTACTTGAGAGGGGCAGTAGATGGTGAGGAAAGAGTAAAAGTTTTGAAACTTGTAAAAGAATTAGCTTCTAGTCCAGTTACAGGATATCTACTGACTGCTATGGTACATGCTGAGGGCTCAATTGAGGCTAGCAAAATAGAGCTCTTTAGAAGCTATAATTATGATGAGGCTGAGAAATTAGTTAGGAAGATATTAGATTAA
- a CDS encoding STK_08120 family protein, with product MEFNVETEHETAVILKIFSDPYFTLYKLLGAETVVAENKEFEASLPLGVLSIIIRGSVYEGNNRVSYKFSTVGLSRGEGGELNITVPKEGEIKVIFQYEGTMKSLINFMVRRRIAKNINNLNEEIRLERIRRKI from the coding sequence ATGGAGTTCAATGTTGAAACAGAGCATGAGACTGCAGTTATACTGAAAATCTTTTCTGACCCTTATTTCACCTTATATAAGTTGCTAGGAGCTGAGACAGTAGTAGCTGAAAACAAGGAATTCGAAGCCTCTCTACCATTAGGAGTGCTAAGTATAATCATTAGGGGTAGTGTATATGAGGGCAATAATAGAGTATCTTATAAGTTTTCGACGGTAGGTTTAAGCAGAGGAGAAGGCGGTGAATTGAACATAACAGTTCCTAAAGAGGGAGAGATTAAAGTAATCTTTCAGTATGAGGGAACGATGAAATCTCTAATAAATTTCATGGTTAGAAGGAGAATAGCGAAGAACATTAATAATTTAAATGAGGAGATAAGACTTGAAAGAATAAGGCGAAAAATATGA